A section of the Labrus bergylta chromosome 21, fLabBer1.1, whole genome shotgun sequence genome encodes:
- the eef2k gene encoding eukaryotic elongation factor 2 kinase isoform X1 produces the protein MEDDLMFSMEEEEEGSAKRPPVQRSAHHQRAHSVGDANASDDDDEDHFICPILDDSAKEICHYLKDLVHTRQLSNSLPKTNFVFKNESETVEEPRSYKVLSESARDAWKHAIEKAKAMPDPWAQFHLEEIQTEPCTRYRYNAITGEWAQDQVHIKMGAQPFGKGAMRECFRTKKLSNFSHSSNWKSASNYVAKRYMEEVDRGVYFEDVRLQMEAKLWGEEFNRHRPPKQVDIMQMCVVEMAERPDKPLFHLEHYIEGKYIKYNSNSGFVRDDNIRLTPQAFSHFSFERSGHQLIVVDIQGVGDLYTDPQIHTEKGTDFGDGNLGVRGMALFFHSHLCNKICKSMGLTPFDISPAEKSQMDSTNKLLKSAQTVLRGCEEPCGSPRVRTISVGRAPPLLSRLSETSSADESMSDVDSVPCSPLILPCSPLAASGYMGKSPFGYTLTGMYEYERLNNNNTGEHKESDSGSDSGYPSERRSEGDPNDNVDGRKMVAPPRVSAALNSYNPDNEWLTEENWSFYHSSRAHVHRSSCVATEVERLNALLQTKIGQSNLGKVHLAMVRYHEAGRFCEKDEQWDQDSAMFHLERAALCGELEAIVALGQCYMQLPHHILPDLKFEDNAGNRMKGFKYLLLAAEAGERSAMITVARGFDTGISLPADRKQDWKEAIHWYDGVLNTTDHDEGGEFDGTQDEPRHLLLAREAEMYQEGGHNLTADPQRAGDLFTEAAEAAMAAMKGRLANQYYMKAEEAWALMEE, from the exons ATGGAGGATGACCTGATGTtcagcatggaggaggaggaggagggcagcgcCAAGAGACCCCCTGTCCAACGCAGCGCCCACCACCAGCGGGCGCACTCTGTCGGTGACGCCAATGCCAGTGACGACGATGACGAAGACCACTTCATCTGCCCCATCCTGGACGACTCAGCCAAAGAGATCTGCCACTACCTGAAGGACCTTGTTCACACCCGGCAGCTGTCAAACTCTCTCCCAAAGACCAACTTTGTTTTCAAG AATGAATCAGAAACAGTGGAAGAACCTAGGTCGTATAAGGTTTTGTCCGAGAGTGCACGG GATGCATGGAAACATGCAATAGAGAAGGCCAAAGCCATGCCCGACCCCTGGGCTCAGTTTCACCTGGAGGAAATCCAGACTGAACCCTGCACTCGTTACAG GTACAACGCCATCACAGGAGAATGGGCTCAAGACCAGGTCCACATAAAGATGGGTGCCCAG CCGTTTGGGAAAGGGGCCATGAGGGAGTGCTTCAGAAC GAAGAAACTCTCCAATTTCTCACACAGCAGCAACTGGAAGTCGGCGTCCAATTATGTGGCCAAGCGTTACATGGAGGAAGTGGACAGAGGTGTTTACTTTGAGGACGTCCGGCTGCAAATGGAGGCCAAACTCTGGGGAGAGGAGTTCAACCGTCACCGACCTCCTAAACAG GTTGACATCATGCAGATGTGCGTTGTGGAGATGGCAGAAAGACCAGATAAACCTCTCTTCCACCTGGAACATTACATCGAGGGCAAATACATCAAATACAACTCCAACTCAGGCTTTGTGAGGGACGACAACATTCGTCTCACTCCACAG GCCTTTAGTCACTTCAGCTTTGAGCGATCGGGTCACCAGCTGATCGTTGTTGACATCCAGGGAGTCGGAGATCTCTACACTGACCCTCAGATCCACACAGAGAAGGGCACCGACTTTGGAGATGGAAATCTAG GTGTGCGAGGCATGGCGCTGTTCTTCCACTCCCACCTGTGTAACAAGATCTGCAAGAGTATGGGCCTGACGCCTTTCGATATTTCACCTGCGGAGAAGTCCCAGATGGACTCCACCAACAAACTGCTC AAGTCGGCTCAGACGGTGCTGCGGGGCTGTGAGGAGCCCTGTGGCTCTCCTCGTGTTCGCACCATTTCAGTGGGCCGGGCTCCTCCTTTGCTGTCCCGCCTGTCTGAGACGTCGTCTGCAGACGAGAGCATGAGCGACGTGGACTCTGTGCCCTGCTCCCCTCTCATCCTGCCCTGTTCCCCACTGGCTGCATCAGGATATATGGGAAAGTCCCCCTTTG GATACACTTTAACTGGGATGTATGAATATGAACGActcaacaataacaacacaggTGAACACAAG GAATCCGACAGCGGAAGTGACAGCGGCTACCCCAGCGAGAGGAGGAGTGAAGGCGACCCAAATGACAACGTAGACGGG AGGAAGATGGTAGCTCCTCCGAGAgtctctgcagctttaaattCATACAATCCTGACAACGAATGG CTGACTGAGGAAAACTGGAGTTTCTACCACTCGTCTCGCGCTCACGTCCACAGATCGTCCTGCGTGGCCACAGAGGTGGAGCGGCTCAACGCTCTGCTGCAGACAAAGATTGGCCAGTCGAACCTCGGGAAG GTCCACTTGGCGATGGTGCGGTACCACGAGGCGGGTCGTTTCTGTGAGAAGGACGAGCAGTGGGATCAGGACTCGGCCATGTTCCACCTGGagagagcagctctgtgtggAGAGCTGGAGGCCATTGTAGCGTTAGGACAGTGCTACATGCAGCtgcctcatcacatcctgcctGACTTGAAGTTCGAG GATAATGCAGGAAACAGGATGAAGGGTTTTAAATATCTGCTGCTGGCAGCCGAGGCTGGAGAGAGATCGGCTATGATCACAGTGGCCAGAGGCTTTGACACTGGGATCAGTCTGCCAGCTGACAG aaaGCAGGACTGGAAGGAGGCGATCCACTGGTACGACGGAGTGTTGAACACGACAGACCACGATGAGGGGGGAGAGTTTGATGGGACGCAGGACGAGCCTCGACACCTGCTGCTGGCCAGAGAGGCAGAGATGTACCAAGAAGGAGGACACAACCTCACTGCTGACCCACAGAGAGCAG GTGATCTGTTCACAGAAGCGGCAGAAGCTGCCATGGCGGCCATGAAAGGTCGACTGGCAAACCAGTACTACATGAAAGCTGAAGAAGCCTGGGCGCTAATGGAGGAGTAA
- the eef2k gene encoding eukaryotic elongation factor 2 kinase isoform X3, whose product MEDDLMFSMEEEEEGSAKRPPVQRSAHHQRAHSVGDANASDDDDEDHFICPILDDSAKEICHYLKDLVHTRQLSNSLPKTNFVFKDAWKHAIEKAKAMPDPWAQFHLEEIQTEPCTRYRYNAITGEWAQDQVHIKMGAQPFGKGAMRECFRTKKLSNFSHSSNWKSASNYVAKRYMEEVDRGVYFEDVRLQMEAKLWGEEFNRHRPPKQVDIMQMCVVEMAERPDKPLFHLEHYIEGKYIKYNSNSGFVRDDNIRLTPQAFSHFSFERSGHQLIVVDIQGVGDLYTDPQIHTEKGTDFGDGNLGVRGMALFFHSHLCNKICKSMGLTPFDISPAEKSQMDSTNKLLKSAQTVLRGCEEPCGSPRVRTISVGRAPPLLSRLSETSSADESMSDVDSVPCSPLILPCSPLAASGYMGKSPFGYTLTGMYEYERLNNNNTGEHKESDSGSDSGYPSERRSEGDPNDNVDGRKMVAPPRVSAALNSYNPDNEWLTEENWSFYHSSRAHVHRSSCVATEVERLNALLQTKIGQSNLGKVHLAMVRYHEAGRFCEKDEQWDQDSAMFHLERAALCGELEAIVALGQCYMQLPHHILPDLKFEDNAGNRMKGFKYLLLAAEAGERSAMITVARGFDTGISLPADRKQDWKEAIHWYDGVLNTTDHDEGGEFDGTQDEPRHLLLAREAEMYQEGGHNLTADPQRAGDLFTEAAEAAMAAMKGRLANQYYMKAEEAWALMEE is encoded by the exons ATGGAGGATGACCTGATGTtcagcatggaggaggaggaggagggcagcgcCAAGAGACCCCCTGTCCAACGCAGCGCCCACCACCAGCGGGCGCACTCTGTCGGTGACGCCAATGCCAGTGACGACGATGACGAAGACCACTTCATCTGCCCCATCCTGGACGACTCAGCCAAAGAGATCTGCCACTACCTGAAGGACCTTGTTCACACCCGGCAGCTGTCAAACTCTCTCCCAAAGACCAACTTTGTTTTCAAG GATGCATGGAAACATGCAATAGAGAAGGCCAAAGCCATGCCCGACCCCTGGGCTCAGTTTCACCTGGAGGAAATCCAGACTGAACCCTGCACTCGTTACAG GTACAACGCCATCACAGGAGAATGGGCTCAAGACCAGGTCCACATAAAGATGGGTGCCCAG CCGTTTGGGAAAGGGGCCATGAGGGAGTGCTTCAGAAC GAAGAAACTCTCCAATTTCTCACACAGCAGCAACTGGAAGTCGGCGTCCAATTATGTGGCCAAGCGTTACATGGAGGAAGTGGACAGAGGTGTTTACTTTGAGGACGTCCGGCTGCAAATGGAGGCCAAACTCTGGGGAGAGGAGTTCAACCGTCACCGACCTCCTAAACAG GTTGACATCATGCAGATGTGCGTTGTGGAGATGGCAGAAAGACCAGATAAACCTCTCTTCCACCTGGAACATTACATCGAGGGCAAATACATCAAATACAACTCCAACTCAGGCTTTGTGAGGGACGACAACATTCGTCTCACTCCACAG GCCTTTAGTCACTTCAGCTTTGAGCGATCGGGTCACCAGCTGATCGTTGTTGACATCCAGGGAGTCGGAGATCTCTACACTGACCCTCAGATCCACACAGAGAAGGGCACCGACTTTGGAGATGGAAATCTAG GTGTGCGAGGCATGGCGCTGTTCTTCCACTCCCACCTGTGTAACAAGATCTGCAAGAGTATGGGCCTGACGCCTTTCGATATTTCACCTGCGGAGAAGTCCCAGATGGACTCCACCAACAAACTGCTC AAGTCGGCTCAGACGGTGCTGCGGGGCTGTGAGGAGCCCTGTGGCTCTCCTCGTGTTCGCACCATTTCAGTGGGCCGGGCTCCTCCTTTGCTGTCCCGCCTGTCTGAGACGTCGTCTGCAGACGAGAGCATGAGCGACGTGGACTCTGTGCCCTGCTCCCCTCTCATCCTGCCCTGTTCCCCACTGGCTGCATCAGGATATATGGGAAAGTCCCCCTTTG GATACACTTTAACTGGGATGTATGAATATGAACGActcaacaataacaacacaggTGAACACAAG GAATCCGACAGCGGAAGTGACAGCGGCTACCCCAGCGAGAGGAGGAGTGAAGGCGACCCAAATGACAACGTAGACGGG AGGAAGATGGTAGCTCCTCCGAGAgtctctgcagctttaaattCATACAATCCTGACAACGAATGG CTGACTGAGGAAAACTGGAGTTTCTACCACTCGTCTCGCGCTCACGTCCACAGATCGTCCTGCGTGGCCACAGAGGTGGAGCGGCTCAACGCTCTGCTGCAGACAAAGATTGGCCAGTCGAACCTCGGGAAG GTCCACTTGGCGATGGTGCGGTACCACGAGGCGGGTCGTTTCTGTGAGAAGGACGAGCAGTGGGATCAGGACTCGGCCATGTTCCACCTGGagagagcagctctgtgtggAGAGCTGGAGGCCATTGTAGCGTTAGGACAGTGCTACATGCAGCtgcctcatcacatcctgcctGACTTGAAGTTCGAG GATAATGCAGGAAACAGGATGAAGGGTTTTAAATATCTGCTGCTGGCAGCCGAGGCTGGAGAGAGATCGGCTATGATCACAGTGGCCAGAGGCTTTGACACTGGGATCAGTCTGCCAGCTGACAG aaaGCAGGACTGGAAGGAGGCGATCCACTGGTACGACGGAGTGTTGAACACGACAGACCACGATGAGGGGGGAGAGTTTGATGGGACGCAGGACGAGCCTCGACACCTGCTGCTGGCCAGAGAGGCAGAGATGTACCAAGAAGGAGGACACAACCTCACTGCTGACCCACAGAGAGCAG GTGATCTGTTCACAGAAGCGGCAGAAGCTGCCATGGCGGCCATGAAAGGTCGACTGGCAAACCAGTACTACATGAAAGCTGAAGAAGCCTGGGCGCTAATGGAGGAGTAA
- the eef2k gene encoding eukaryotic elongation factor 2 kinase isoform X4, translated as MEDDLMFSMEEEEEGSAKRPPVQRSAHHQRAHSVGDANASDDDDEDHFICPILDDSAKEICHYLKDLVHTRQLSNSLPKTNFVFKNESETVEEPRSYKVLSESARDAWKHAIEKAKAMPDPWAQFHLEEIQTEPCTRYRYNAITGEWAQDQVHIKMGAQPFGKGAMRECFRTKKLSNFSHSSNWKSASNYVAKRYMEEVDRGVYFEDVRLQMEAKLWGEEFNRHRPPKQVDIMQMCVVEMAERPDKPLFHLEHYIEGKYIKYNSNSGFVRDDNIRLTPQAFSHFSFERSGHQLIVVDIQGVGDLYTDPQIHTEKGTDFGDGNLGVRGMALFFHSHLCNKICKSMGLTPFDISPAEKSQMDSTNKLLKSAQTVLRGCEEPCGSPRVRTISVGRAPPLLSRLSETSSADESMSDVDSVPCSPLILPCSPLAASGYMGKSPFGYTLTGMYEYERLNNNNTGEHKESDSGSDSGYPSERRSEGDPNDNVDGLTEENWSFYHSSRAHVHRSSCVATEVERLNALLQTKIGQSNLGKVHLAMVRYHEAGRFCEKDEQWDQDSAMFHLERAALCGELEAIVALGQCYMQLPHHILPDLKFEDNAGNRMKGFKYLLLAAEAGERSAMITVARGFDTGISLPADRKQDWKEAIHWYDGVLNTTDHDEGGEFDGTQDEPRHLLLAREAEMYQEGGHNLTADPQRAGDLFTEAAEAAMAAMKGRLANQYYMKAEEAWALMEE; from the exons ATGGAGGATGACCTGATGTtcagcatggaggaggaggaggagggcagcgcCAAGAGACCCCCTGTCCAACGCAGCGCCCACCACCAGCGGGCGCACTCTGTCGGTGACGCCAATGCCAGTGACGACGATGACGAAGACCACTTCATCTGCCCCATCCTGGACGACTCAGCCAAAGAGATCTGCCACTACCTGAAGGACCTTGTTCACACCCGGCAGCTGTCAAACTCTCTCCCAAAGACCAACTTTGTTTTCAAG AATGAATCAGAAACAGTGGAAGAACCTAGGTCGTATAAGGTTTTGTCCGAGAGTGCACGG GATGCATGGAAACATGCAATAGAGAAGGCCAAAGCCATGCCCGACCCCTGGGCTCAGTTTCACCTGGAGGAAATCCAGACTGAACCCTGCACTCGTTACAG GTACAACGCCATCACAGGAGAATGGGCTCAAGACCAGGTCCACATAAAGATGGGTGCCCAG CCGTTTGGGAAAGGGGCCATGAGGGAGTGCTTCAGAAC GAAGAAACTCTCCAATTTCTCACACAGCAGCAACTGGAAGTCGGCGTCCAATTATGTGGCCAAGCGTTACATGGAGGAAGTGGACAGAGGTGTTTACTTTGAGGACGTCCGGCTGCAAATGGAGGCCAAACTCTGGGGAGAGGAGTTCAACCGTCACCGACCTCCTAAACAG GTTGACATCATGCAGATGTGCGTTGTGGAGATGGCAGAAAGACCAGATAAACCTCTCTTCCACCTGGAACATTACATCGAGGGCAAATACATCAAATACAACTCCAACTCAGGCTTTGTGAGGGACGACAACATTCGTCTCACTCCACAG GCCTTTAGTCACTTCAGCTTTGAGCGATCGGGTCACCAGCTGATCGTTGTTGACATCCAGGGAGTCGGAGATCTCTACACTGACCCTCAGATCCACACAGAGAAGGGCACCGACTTTGGAGATGGAAATCTAG GTGTGCGAGGCATGGCGCTGTTCTTCCACTCCCACCTGTGTAACAAGATCTGCAAGAGTATGGGCCTGACGCCTTTCGATATTTCACCTGCGGAGAAGTCCCAGATGGACTCCACCAACAAACTGCTC AAGTCGGCTCAGACGGTGCTGCGGGGCTGTGAGGAGCCCTGTGGCTCTCCTCGTGTTCGCACCATTTCAGTGGGCCGGGCTCCTCCTTTGCTGTCCCGCCTGTCTGAGACGTCGTCTGCAGACGAGAGCATGAGCGACGTGGACTCTGTGCCCTGCTCCCCTCTCATCCTGCCCTGTTCCCCACTGGCTGCATCAGGATATATGGGAAAGTCCCCCTTTG GATACACTTTAACTGGGATGTATGAATATGAACGActcaacaataacaacacaggTGAACACAAG GAATCCGACAGCGGAAGTGACAGCGGCTACCCCAGCGAGAGGAGGAGTGAAGGCGACCCAAATGACAACGTAGACGGG CTGACTGAGGAAAACTGGAGTTTCTACCACTCGTCTCGCGCTCACGTCCACAGATCGTCCTGCGTGGCCACAGAGGTGGAGCGGCTCAACGCTCTGCTGCAGACAAAGATTGGCCAGTCGAACCTCGGGAAG GTCCACTTGGCGATGGTGCGGTACCACGAGGCGGGTCGTTTCTGTGAGAAGGACGAGCAGTGGGATCAGGACTCGGCCATGTTCCACCTGGagagagcagctctgtgtggAGAGCTGGAGGCCATTGTAGCGTTAGGACAGTGCTACATGCAGCtgcctcatcacatcctgcctGACTTGAAGTTCGAG GATAATGCAGGAAACAGGATGAAGGGTTTTAAATATCTGCTGCTGGCAGCCGAGGCTGGAGAGAGATCGGCTATGATCACAGTGGCCAGAGGCTTTGACACTGGGATCAGTCTGCCAGCTGACAG aaaGCAGGACTGGAAGGAGGCGATCCACTGGTACGACGGAGTGTTGAACACGACAGACCACGATGAGGGGGGAGAGTTTGATGGGACGCAGGACGAGCCTCGACACCTGCTGCTGGCCAGAGAGGCAGAGATGTACCAAGAAGGAGGACACAACCTCACTGCTGACCCACAGAGAGCAG GTGATCTGTTCACAGAAGCGGCAGAAGCTGCCATGGCGGCCATGAAAGGTCGACTGGCAAACCAGTACTACATGAAAGCTGAAGAAGCCTGGGCGCTAATGGAGGAGTAA
- the eef2k gene encoding eukaryotic elongation factor 2 kinase isoform X5, with amino-acid sequence MEDDLMFSMEEEEEGSAKRPPVQRSAHHQRAHSVGDANASDDDDEDHFICPILDDSAKEICHYLKDLVHTRQLSNSLPKTNFVFKDAWKHAIEKAKAMPDPWAQFHLEEIQTEPCTRYRYNAITGEWAQDQVHIKMGAQPFGKGAMRECFRTKKLSNFSHSSNWKSASNYVAKRYMEEVDRGVYFEDVRLQMEAKLWGEEFNRHRPPKQVDIMQMCVVEMAERPDKPLFHLEHYIEGKYIKYNSNSGFVRDDNIRLTPQAFSHFSFERSGHQLIVVDIQGVGDLYTDPQIHTEKGTDFGDGNLGVRGMALFFHSHLCNKICKSMGLTPFDISPAEKSQMDSTNKLLKSAQTVLRGCEEPCGSPRVRTISVGRAPPLLSRLSETSSADESMSDVDSVPCSPLILPCSPLAASGYMGKSPFGYTLTGMYEYERLNNNNTGEHKESDSGSDSGYPSERRSEGDPNDNVDGLTEENWSFYHSSRAHVHRSSCVATEVERLNALLQTKIGQSNLGKVHLAMVRYHEAGRFCEKDEQWDQDSAMFHLERAALCGELEAIVALGQCYMQLPHHILPDLKFEDNAGNRMKGFKYLLLAAEAGERSAMITVARGFDTGISLPADRKQDWKEAIHWYDGVLNTTDHDEGGEFDGTQDEPRHLLLAREAEMYQEGGHNLTADPQRAGDLFTEAAEAAMAAMKGRLANQYYMKAEEAWALMEE; translated from the exons ATGGAGGATGACCTGATGTtcagcatggaggaggaggaggagggcagcgcCAAGAGACCCCCTGTCCAACGCAGCGCCCACCACCAGCGGGCGCACTCTGTCGGTGACGCCAATGCCAGTGACGACGATGACGAAGACCACTTCATCTGCCCCATCCTGGACGACTCAGCCAAAGAGATCTGCCACTACCTGAAGGACCTTGTTCACACCCGGCAGCTGTCAAACTCTCTCCCAAAGACCAACTTTGTTTTCAAG GATGCATGGAAACATGCAATAGAGAAGGCCAAAGCCATGCCCGACCCCTGGGCTCAGTTTCACCTGGAGGAAATCCAGACTGAACCCTGCACTCGTTACAG GTACAACGCCATCACAGGAGAATGGGCTCAAGACCAGGTCCACATAAAGATGGGTGCCCAG CCGTTTGGGAAAGGGGCCATGAGGGAGTGCTTCAGAAC GAAGAAACTCTCCAATTTCTCACACAGCAGCAACTGGAAGTCGGCGTCCAATTATGTGGCCAAGCGTTACATGGAGGAAGTGGACAGAGGTGTTTACTTTGAGGACGTCCGGCTGCAAATGGAGGCCAAACTCTGGGGAGAGGAGTTCAACCGTCACCGACCTCCTAAACAG GTTGACATCATGCAGATGTGCGTTGTGGAGATGGCAGAAAGACCAGATAAACCTCTCTTCCACCTGGAACATTACATCGAGGGCAAATACATCAAATACAACTCCAACTCAGGCTTTGTGAGGGACGACAACATTCGTCTCACTCCACAG GCCTTTAGTCACTTCAGCTTTGAGCGATCGGGTCACCAGCTGATCGTTGTTGACATCCAGGGAGTCGGAGATCTCTACACTGACCCTCAGATCCACACAGAGAAGGGCACCGACTTTGGAGATGGAAATCTAG GTGTGCGAGGCATGGCGCTGTTCTTCCACTCCCACCTGTGTAACAAGATCTGCAAGAGTATGGGCCTGACGCCTTTCGATATTTCACCTGCGGAGAAGTCCCAGATGGACTCCACCAACAAACTGCTC AAGTCGGCTCAGACGGTGCTGCGGGGCTGTGAGGAGCCCTGTGGCTCTCCTCGTGTTCGCACCATTTCAGTGGGCCGGGCTCCTCCTTTGCTGTCCCGCCTGTCTGAGACGTCGTCTGCAGACGAGAGCATGAGCGACGTGGACTCTGTGCCCTGCTCCCCTCTCATCCTGCCCTGTTCCCCACTGGCTGCATCAGGATATATGGGAAAGTCCCCCTTTG GATACACTTTAACTGGGATGTATGAATATGAACGActcaacaataacaacacaggTGAACACAAG GAATCCGACAGCGGAAGTGACAGCGGCTACCCCAGCGAGAGGAGGAGTGAAGGCGACCCAAATGACAACGTAGACGGG CTGACTGAGGAAAACTGGAGTTTCTACCACTCGTCTCGCGCTCACGTCCACAGATCGTCCTGCGTGGCCACAGAGGTGGAGCGGCTCAACGCTCTGCTGCAGACAAAGATTGGCCAGTCGAACCTCGGGAAG GTCCACTTGGCGATGGTGCGGTACCACGAGGCGGGTCGTTTCTGTGAGAAGGACGAGCAGTGGGATCAGGACTCGGCCATGTTCCACCTGGagagagcagctctgtgtggAGAGCTGGAGGCCATTGTAGCGTTAGGACAGTGCTACATGCAGCtgcctcatcacatcctgcctGACTTGAAGTTCGAG GATAATGCAGGAAACAGGATGAAGGGTTTTAAATATCTGCTGCTGGCAGCCGAGGCTGGAGAGAGATCGGCTATGATCACAGTGGCCAGAGGCTTTGACACTGGGATCAGTCTGCCAGCTGACAG aaaGCAGGACTGGAAGGAGGCGATCCACTGGTACGACGGAGTGTTGAACACGACAGACCACGATGAGGGGGGAGAGTTTGATGGGACGCAGGACGAGCCTCGACACCTGCTGCTGGCCAGAGAGGCAGAGATGTACCAAGAAGGAGGACACAACCTCACTGCTGACCCACAGAGAGCAG GTGATCTGTTCACAGAAGCGGCAGAAGCTGCCATGGCGGCCATGAAAGGTCGACTGGCAAACCAGTACTACATGAAAGCTGAAGAAGCCTGGGCGCTAATGGAGGAGTAA